The following are from one region of the Nicotiana tabacum cultivar K326 chromosome 3, ASM71507v2, whole genome shotgun sequence genome:
- the LOC107815464 gene encoding putative receptor-like protein kinase At1g30570 translates to MKVKGREVFGQFLVLILVVFVEIGEAQTKTFLINCGTNASVNVDGSKWIGDSAHGNNVTLSSPGIEATTASFNGDSPFEPLYKTARFFDESVNYTFQIAPGSYFLRLHFYPFSFGSHDVNESYFAVAANGLKLVSEFNAAGEILHKNSYLQSSGGNSSVFSLVKEYFVTSDINVCVLEFIPKKGSFGFVNAIEIIPVIDRLFVDSISKVGGNGANSSLNLSKRGIQTMYRLNVGGSAIKSTRDSGLRRMWEADSSYMIIADAGAEAKNHSNITYASPNDTSIAPLLVYETARIMSNTDVMEKRLNMSWKLEVDPDFDYLVRLHFCEFDYNKPNQRIFKIYINNKTAADNYDIFSRAGGMNKAYHEDYFDVMPSKSSSLWVQLGPDTTTGSAGTDALLNGLEVFKLSRNGNLAYVQKYEDVPEKTTSKNLILWVGIGAGIASIVIVAGLIMLIIRLCRRRRSKDNTKKGEAGWRPLFLHGAAVTSTGNGNGKGSIQYQSLGTLRSGRRFTLADIKAATNNFDESLVIGVGGFGKVFKAELDDGTLGAIKRANPQSQQGLKEFETEIEMLSKLRHRHLVSMIGFCDEQNEMILVYEYMANGTLRGHLFGSDLPSLSWKQRLEVCIGSARGLHYLHTGSERGIIHRDVKTTNILLDENLVAKMADFGLSKTGPSLEHTHVSTAVKGSFGYLDPEYFRRQQLTEKSDVYSFGVVLFEVLCARPVINPSLPRDQINLAEWAMRFQRQRKLETIVDPQLAGNYSPESLMKFGEIAEKCLADEGKSRPTMGEVLWHLEYVLQLHEAWLRKNAGEDSASDIRALETVEERGTENSEDETHVDSKNKEEESESATDAMTSGIDDFSQFVNQNGR, encoded by the coding sequence ATGAAAGTTAAAGGCAGAGAGGTGTTTGGGCAATTTCTTGTTTTGATATTAGTTGTGtttgttgaaattggagaagcTCAAACAAAGACTTTTTTGATAAATTGTGGGACAAATGCCAGTGTGAATGTAGATGGTAGTAAATGGATAGGAGATTCTGCCCATGGCAACAATGTCACTTTGAGTTCACCTGGTATTGAGGCAACAACTGCTTCATTTAATGGTGATTCACCTTTTGAGCCACTCTATAAAACTGCCAGATTTTTTGATGAAAGTGTTAACTATACTTTCCAAATAGCACCTGGTAGTTATTTCCTCAGACTCCATTTCTATCCCTTTTCATTCGGGAGTCATGATGTGAATGAGTCCTACTTTGCTGTTGCTGCAAATGGTTTGAAGTTGGTTTCGGAGTTTAATGCTGCTGGTGAGATTTTGCACAAGAATTCGTACTTGCAAAGTTCCGGAGGCAACTCTAGTGTTTTCTCGCTGGTGAAGGAGTATTTTGTGACTTCCGATATTAATGTCTGTGTGCTCGAGTTTATTCCCAAAAAAGGTTCTTTTGGATTTGTTAATGCCATAGAGATAATCCCTGTGATTGATAGGCTATTTGTTGACTCCATCAGTAAAGTCGGTGGCAATGGTGCTAACAGTTCTTTAAATTTGAGTAAACGAGGGATTCAAACTATGTACAGGTTGAACGTTGGTGGTTCAGCAATTAAATCTACTCGAGATTCAGGGTTGAGGAGGATGTGGGAGGCGGATTCAAGCTATATGATCATTGCAGATGCAGGTGCAGAAGCCAAAAACCATTCCAACATTACCTATGCTTCCCCAAACGACACCTCTATTGCGCCTCTTCTTGTGTATGAAACAGCAAGAATTATGAGCAACACAGATGTCATGGAGAAGCGGTTGAACATGTCGTGGAAATTGGAAGTGGATCCGGATTTTGATTACCTTGTGCGCTTACATTTCTGTGAGTTTGACTATAATAAACCAAATCAAAGGATCTTCAAAATCTATATAAATAACAAAACTGCTGCTGACAACTATGACATTTTCTCACGAGCTGGGGGAATGAACAAGGCGTACCATGAGGATTACTTTGATGTGATGCCCTCGAAAAGCAGCAGCCTTTGGGTGCAACTTGGTCCCGATACAACAACTGGTTCTGCAGGCACTGATGCTCTTTTGAATGGTTTGGAGGTTTTCAAGTTGAGTCGGAATGGTAATCTTGCGTATGTGCAGAAATATGAGGATGTTCCAGAaaaaacaacttcgaaaaatTTAATCCTTTGGGTAGGAATTGGAGCAGGTATTGCATCTATTGTCATTGTTGCAGGTTTAATCATGCTGATTATACGTCTATGTAGAAGGCGGAGAAGCAAAGACAACACGAAGAAAGGCGAAGCTGGATGGAGGCCTTTATTCCTTCACGGAGCTGCTGTGACTAGCACCGGTAATGGTAATGGTAAGGGATCAATACAATATCAAAGTCTTGGGACTCTAAGATCTGGAAGGCGGTTTACTCTAGCAGATATTAAAGCAGCCACAAACAACTTCGACGAGAGCTTAGTGATTGGAGTGggaggatttggtaaggttttcAAAGCAGAGCTCGATGATGGCACCCTTGGTGCAATCAAACGAGCCAATCCTCAATCTCAGCAAGGTCTGAAAGAATTTGAGACAGAAATCGAAATGCTTTCTAAGCTAAGGCATAGGCATTTGGTCTCCATGATAGGTTTCTGTGATGAACAGAATGAAATGATTTTGGTCTATGAGTACATGGCCAACGGAACACTAAGGGGTCATCTCTTTGGCAGCGATCTACCATCTCTAAGTTGGAAGCAAAGACTAGAGGTGTGCATTGGTTCGGCTCGTGGTCTGCATTACCTTCATACAGGGTCAGAGCGTGGGATCATCCATAGGGATGTCAAGACAACCAACATATTGTTAGACGAGAATCTTGTAGCGAAAATGGCAGATTTTGGGCTATCTAAAACTGGCCCTTCGTTGGAGCATACTCATGTTAGTACAGCAGTGAAAGGAAGTTTTGGTTATCTGGATCCTGAGTATTTCAGGCGGCAGCAGTTGACTGAGAAATCTGATGTTTACTCCTTTGGTGTTGTGCTGTTTGAAGTCCTCTGTGCGCGCCCTGTTATAAATCCAAGCTTACCAAGAGATCAGATCAATCTTGCAGAATGGGCGATGCGGTTTCAACGACAAAGAAAACTTGAAACCATCGTTGACCCACAACTTGCAGGAAATTATTCCCCAGAATCATTGATGAAATTTGGAGAGATTGCTGAGAAATGTCTAGCGGATGAGGGGAAGAGCAGACCAACAATGGGAGAAGTTCTATGGCATCTGGAATACGTGTTACAACTCCATGAGGCTTGGCTGCGGAAGAATGCAGGGGAAGACTCTGCTTCTGATATTCGTGCTCTGGAGACAGTTGAAGAGAGAGGAACTGAAAATTCAGAAGACGAGACTCATGTTGATtcaaaaaacaaagaagaagagaGTGAATCCGCAACAGATGCCATGACATCTGGAATAGATGATTTTTCACAATTCGTCAATCAAAATGGAAGGTGA